Genomic DNA from Niabella ginsenosidivorans:
CATAAAACAACTGTCGAAGATCGCTGATAAAAAATCGCTGGTCATCATCACCGACGAAAATATTTTTAAAGCGCATACGGCAAAATTCAAAGGCTGCAATGTTATTGCGCTGAAGCCGGGGGAAGCCTATAAAGTGCAGGCCACCGTTGATGAAGTGATTGACACATTAATAAAGATGGAAGCCGACCGTAAAACAGTATTGGTAGGTGTTGGCGGCGGTGTGATTACGGACCTGACGGGGTATATTGCCTCTGTATATATGCGGGGGCTTCGTTTTGGATTTGTTCCCACTTCTATACTGGCGCTGGTAGATGCTTCCATTGGCGGGAAAAATGGTATTGATGTAGACCGGTATAAGAACCTGGTGGGTGTTATCCGGCAGCCTTCTTTTATCCTGCATGATATTTCCCTGTTACAATCATTGCCCCAAAGCGAATGGGAGAATGGCTTTGCAGAGATCATTAAACATGCCTGTATAAAGGATGCTGCTATGTTCCGGCAGTTACAGAAAGAATCTATTACTTCTTACCAGGAAGACAGTCGTAAGCTAAGCGATCTTATCCGGAGGAATGCTTTAATTAAGACCCGGGTAGTACAAAAGGATGAGTTTGAAAAAGGCGAGCGCCGTTTGTTAAACCTGGGCCATACATTGGGCCATGCGCTGGAAAAGGAATATGAGCTGATGCATGGACAGGCGGTAGCAATTGGCACCACTTATGCCTGCCATATTTCAGAAAAGATCACCGGCTTTGCCCAGACTGAAGACGTAGTAGCGCTTTTGGAACAGTATCATTTGCCTACTTATGCCAGCTTTAATAAGCAGAAAGTGTTTAACAGCCTGAAAATGGACAAAAAGCGCGAACAGAAAGAAATGAACTTTGTATTGCTGGACAAAATAGGAAAAGGAGTGGTAAAAGCCATTCCTATGAAGCAGCTGGAAAAGATAATAAGCAGATTATGAGAATTGAGGATTAAGAATTAGGGGTGGTCAAAAAGTCTGTTTATAGTGAATTGTCTTTCTGAACTTGTTTCAGAATCTATTGACAATCAGACGCCATTTTAGATGCTGAAATAAATTCAGCATGGCAAAAGGGACTTTTTGGTCACTCCTGGGATTAGTCTTCAGTGTCATGTCTGATATCTATTGTCTAACATCTAACATCTAAAAAATGAACAGAACCATATATCCATCCACATTAGCGGGCAATATTTATGCACCGGCATCCAAAAGCTCTATGCAGCGTGCCTGTGCGGCAGCTTTGCTGTCAACAAAAAAAGCGATCATTACCAACCCCGGGCATAGTAATGATGATAAAGCGGCGCAGGGCATTATAAAAGCACTGGGCGCTGTAATTACTCTGGTTAATGATGAGACCATTGAAATAAACAGCTCCTTCCTGGATGATCCCGGTAACATCCGGTCAAAAGAAAACAGTGTCAATTGCGGGGAAAGTGGCTTAAGCATCCGCATGTTTACCCCGGTAGTTGCCTTATGCAATAATGAAGTCACCATTAACGGGGAAGGCAGCCTGGTAACACGCCCTATGGATTTCTTTGACCAGGTATTGCCGCAGCTGGGAGTGACCATCAGTTCCAACAGCGGTAAGCTGCCATTAAAAGTAAATGGTCCCTTACAGCCAAAAGATATTACTATTGACGGGTCTTTAAGCTCCCAGTTCTTAACCGGCCTGTTAATGGCTTTTTCTGTAGCGCCCATCGATCATCCGGTAACCATTCAGGTAAAGGATCTGAAAAGCAAACCTTATATTGACCTTACCCTGGATGTAATGCAGCAATTCGGGATGAATGTTCCTGAAAATAAAAACTACGAAGCGTTTATATTTAAACCTGCGTCTCATCCCGATAGCCATCAGAACTCAGATCTCAAGTCTCAGGTCTCGAATCTGAAATCTCAAATCAGTTATACCGTTGAAGGCGACTGGAGCGGGGGAGCGTTTTTATTGGTGGCGGGTGCTATAGCAGGCGATATCCGTGTAAGCGGCCTGCAGCAATCAAGCACACAGGCAGATAAAAAGATCCTGGAAGCATTGATGGCGGCCAATGCGGGCATTGCCATGGAGGCAAAGGGTATTAAGCTGCATGCGGCACCGTTAACGGCTTTTGAGTTTGACGCTACGGACTGTCCGGATCTGTTTCCACCCCTGGTAGCCTTAGCCGCCAATTGTAAAGGGGTTACCACTATAAAAGGGGTAAGCCGGTTAGCGCATAAGGAAAGCGACCGGGGGCTGACCTTGCAGCAGGAATTTGGAAAAATGGGCATACAGGTGGAACTGGATGGCGATTGGATGCACGTTCATGGCGGTCCGGTCAAAGGGGCATTGGTACATTCCCGTCACGATCATCGTATTGCTATGGCCTGCGCAACAGCCGCCTTAAAGGCAAACGGGCCAACAACCATAGAAGAAGCCCAGGCAGTTAATAAATCATATCCCGATTTTTATGAGCATTTAAAACAACTGGGCGCAAAAGTTACGGGAGATCTGGAATATGGAGCTGCTTTAAAAGAAATCTATTCTGATAAAGAAAATAAATAAGCGATTATGAATGCATTTGGTCAGCTGTTCCGGGTACAGATCTTTGGGGAGTCACATGGAGAATGTGTAGGCGTTGTGCTGGATGGCCTGCCTGCCGGACTGGAAGTGCCGGTGGCAGATTTCCTGCCGGATATGGAGCGCCGGAAAGGCGGTACTCAAAAGGGGGCTACCCCAAGAAAGGAAGACGATATTCCCATTTTTAAAAGCGGTGTTTTTAACGGCAGAACAACCGGTTTCCCGGTAGTGATCTATTTTGAAAATAAGAACACCCGCAGCGGCGATTATGAAAAACTGCGCGATTTCCCGCGCCCCGGTCATGCAGATTTTGTGGCGCATAAGAAATTTGGCGGATATGAAGACTACAGGGGAGGAGGACATTTCAGTGCCCGCCTGACAACAGGGCTGGTAGCAGCAGGGGTGATTGCGAAGAAGCTGCTGAATTTGGCTGATAAGACCTCACCCCTTCCCGAACCATCGGGACCTCTCCCCGGGAGAGGGGAAGAGTCCACTCCTGGTTATATGACCAGTACAGTAAATGAGTGGCGGATTTTATCTGATTTTGCTAAACAAAACAGAAAGAACGCAACAGAAGCAGAGGCGTTGCTATGGGAGGAGTTGCGGAACCGGAAAATAGAAAACTGTAAGTTCAGAAGACAGCATCCTGTTTCGGGGTATATTCCGGATTTTGTTTGTATTGAGAGAAAGTTAGTGATAGAAATCGATGGAGGATATCATAATAATGCAGAGCAACAGCAATATGACAATGTACGGACTGAATGGTTAGCGGAGTATGGTTACGGGTTAATAAGATTTACAAACAATGAAGTATTACAGGAAAAAGAGCGCGTAGTAAGCCGCATTGCAGAAGCGCTTAAAAAAAGAGCACATCTGCAAAAAGCAGAATCTGCCCCCCCTCCTTAGGAGGGGGTCGGGGGAGGTCTCCATTGAAGCAAAGATCATTGAAATAGGCGGCGATCCTGATCCTGAACAGGGATTGCAGAAAGCCATTGATGCCAAAGATTCCGTAGGCGGGCTGATCGAATGCAGGGTAAACGGGCTGCCTGTTGGCCTGGGAGAACCCTATTTTGATTCGGTGGAGTCTGTGCTGGCGCACCTGTTGTTTACCATTCCAGCTGTAAAAGGGGTGGAGTTTGGTGCCGGCTTTGCAGCGGCAAAGATGTTTGGCTCACAGCATAATGATGCTATAGAAAATACAGCCGGAAAGACGGTTACCAATAATGCCGGCGGAATTGTGGGGGGGATTACCAATGGCAACGAGCTGGTTTTTCGCATTGCCATTAAGCCCACCGCTTCTACGCCCAAACAGCAGCACAGCCTGAACTGGCAGACTGGTACCATGGAAGATTTTTCTGTAAAGGGCCGTCATGACCTTTGTGTAGCCTTGCGCGCACCGGTGATCGTTGAAGCGGTAACCGCCATTGCATTGGCCGATTTTATGATGCTTGCCGGGAAAATACCCCGCATTGTATAGATCCAAATTGTTGATAACTACCTGTTTAATGTGCCTTAAAACCGGTTTTTGGCATGTTTTTTTATAGTAACTTTAAGTGTTGAGCTATTATTCACCTTATAAAAACTAAAAAACTATGGGTATTTTATCTTGGATCATTTTTGGGCTCATTGCCGGCGCCATTGCCAAAGCGTTACACCCGGGTAAGGATCCCGGTGGATGG
This window encodes:
- the aroB gene encoding 3-dehydroquinate synthase, whose translation is MEKIIKFSNAATHFYFDSSIKQLSKIADKKSLVIITDENIFKAHTAKFKGCNVIALKPGEAYKVQATVDEVIDTLIKMEADRKTVLVGVGGGVITDLTGYIASVYMRGLRFGFVPTSILALVDASIGGKNGIDVDRYKNLVGVIRQPSFILHDISLLQSLPQSEWENGFAEIIKHACIKDAAMFRQLQKESITSYQEDSRKLSDLIRRNALIKTRVVQKDEFEKGERRLLNLGHTLGHALEKEYELMHGQAVAIGTTYACHISEKITGFAQTEDVVALLEQYHLPTYASFNKQKVFNSLKMDKKREQKEMNFVLLDKIGKGVVKAIPMKQLEKIISRL
- the aroA gene encoding 3-phosphoshikimate 1-carboxyvinyltransferase; its protein translation is MNRTIYPSTLAGNIYAPASKSSMQRACAAALLSTKKAIITNPGHSNDDKAAQGIIKALGAVITLVNDETIEINSSFLDDPGNIRSKENSVNCGESGLSIRMFTPVVALCNNEVTINGEGSLVTRPMDFFDQVLPQLGVTISSNSGKLPLKVNGPLQPKDITIDGSLSSQFLTGLLMAFSVAPIDHPVTIQVKDLKSKPYIDLTLDVMQQFGMNVPENKNYEAFIFKPASHPDSHQNSDLKSQVSNLKSQISYTVEGDWSGGAFLLVAGAIAGDIRVSGLQQSSTQADKKILEALMAANAGIAMEAKGIKLHAAPLTAFEFDATDCPDLFPPLVALAANCKGVTTIKGVSRLAHKESDRGLTLQQEFGKMGIQVELDGDWMHVHGGPVKGALVHSRHDHRIAMACATAALKANGPTTIEEAQAVNKSYPDFYEHLKQLGAKVTGDLEYGAALKEIYSDKENK
- a CDS encoding chorismate synthase, which translates into the protein MNAFGQLFRVQIFGESHGECVGVVLDGLPAGLEVPVADFLPDMERRKGGTQKGATPRKEDDIPIFKSGVFNGRTTGFPVVIYFENKNTRSGDYEKLRDFPRPGHADFVAHKKFGGYEDYRGGGHFSARLTTGLVAAGVIAKKLLNLADKTSPLPEPSGPLPGRGEESTPGYMTSTVNEWRILSDFAKQNRKNATEAEALLWEELRNRKIENCKFRRQHPVSGYIPDFVCIERKLVIEIDGGYHNNAEQQQYDNVRTEWLAEYGYGLIRFTNNEVLQEKERVVSRIAEALKKRAHLQKAESAPPP
- a CDS encoding chorismate synthase, translating into MQKRLKKEHICKKQNLPPLLRRGSGEVSIEAKIIEIGGDPDPEQGLQKAIDAKDSVGGLIECRVNGLPVGLGEPYFDSVESVLAHLLFTIPAVKGVEFGAGFAAAKMFGSQHNDAIENTAGKTVTNNAGGIVGGITNGNELVFRIAIKPTASTPKQQHSLNWQTGTMEDFSVKGRHDLCVALRAPVIVEAVTAIALADFMMLAGKIPRIV